GCAACACGAGTCGCACCCTTCGGGGCGCTTGAGCGAACGTTTGTGAAGCTACTCTCAGAGCTTGTAAGCGCCGAAATATCCCGGATGCAGGACCAGACCGATCTTAAGCGCCAGGAGTTCCTGTTCGAGCGGGTGCAGAACATCGCGGATATCGGTGTGTGGGAGTATTTCCCGGCCACGGACAGCCTCGACTGGTCTGACGGCGTCCGTCGGATTCACGGTGTTGCCGACGAGTACGAGCCGTCACTTGATGACGCACTTGGTTTTTATCATCCTGACGACAGAGACAAGATTTCGAAGGCAGTGGAACAGACGATTGCGGACCGGGAACCGTATGACATCGATCTCCGGATCGTTCGGACCGACGGCGACGTGCGCGACGTTCGGGCGTGGGGAGAACGCGTCGACGACCCACAAGACGATGAGCCCGTTCTTCGAGGCGTTTTTCAGGATATTACGGAGCGGAAAGCCCGGGAACGAGCGCACCAGGAACTTGCTGAAGAGTACGAGGCACTGCTCAACAGTTCCGGTGACGCCATATTCATGCTTGACGTCGATACGGCGGGTGACGAGCGAGCGTTCGAGTTTGCTCGACTCAGCCCCGGCTACGAGTCACAGACAGGACTCACAACCGAGGACGTTCGAGGACGGACGCCACGAGACATCTTCGGTGATGAACGTGGTGCTGAACTCGCGGCGAACTACACGCGCTGTGTCGAGGAGCGTGCGCCGATTTCGTATCGGGAAGAACTGGATATCGCTGACGACGCACGGTTCTGGGACACGAGCCTCGCGCCAGTTATCCTTGACGATGAGATCGTCCGGATCGTCGGTATCGCCCGCAACGTAACTGAACAGGTCGAGCGGGAACGTAAACTTGAGACGACGAACCAGCGACTTGAATCACTCATCGAGGCGACGCCACTCACTGTCATGGAAATCGACACGGACGGAACGGTCACCCGCTGGAACGACGGGGCCGAGAATATGTTCGGCTGGTCACGGGCGGAGGTGCTTGGCGAGTTCAATCCGATTGTCCCGGACGAGCAGCAAGCTGAGTTTGAATCCCACCGAGAGCGCGTATTGAGCGGCGAGCCGATTCGGGGCAAGGAGGTTCGACGGAAGACGAAAGCCGGTGAGGAACTAGATCTGCTCCTGTCGGTTGCCCCGATCGCTGCTCCCGACGGGGAAATAACGAACGTACTAGCTGTTCTAGAGGATATCACTGAACAGAAGCAATTAGAGTCGAAGCTCCGCTCACTGCAGGAAACAGCACAGCGGCTCAGTGCCGCACAGTCGAGTGCGGAAATCGGCGACATCGCTATCGAGGCTGCTGTCGAGACGCTCGGATTCGAACTCACCGGGATCTGGGAGTACGCCGACCAGACAGACGAGCTTGTTCCACTGACGGCGAGTGCTGCCACGAGCGAACGGTTCGGTGAACTGCCACGGTTGCAGTCCGATGAGTCGCTTGCCTGGGAGGCGTTTGCGGCGTCAGAAATGCGTCGCTACGACGACATCCAGTCCGTGGCGTCGGTCGGCGAAGCTGACAGGAGCCTCAGAAGTGGCCTGTTCGTGCCACTGGGAGAGTTTGGGCTTATTTGTGTCGGAACGCCACAGGAACAGATCTTCTCTGAAGCAGACGTAGACCTGTTCCAGATACTGGGCGCGACCGTCGAGGCGGCATTCACCCGCGCAAGCCGGGAAACCGAACTACAGCGACAGAACGAGCGGCTCGATGAGTTCGCCAGTGTCGTCGCCCACGACCTCCGGAATCCGCTATCCATCGCCATCGGATTTCTCGACATCATCGAGGAGTCGGGCGACCTCAGTCACGTAGACCGGATCGAGGCGGCACATGACCGCATGGAGCGGCTGATCGACGACCTCCTGACGCTGGCGCGTGGTGAGACCACGGTTACGGATACGAAACAGATCGACCTTGCGACCGTGACGACGGAGGCCTGGGGATACGTCGACACCGTCGAAGCAACGCTGACGGTTGCTGAGACGGTCCCGACAGTGGCTGGTGACGCCGGCCGGCTGACGCAGCTGTTCGAGAACCTCTTCAGAAACGCTATCGAGCATGGCGGGGAAGCCGTCACGGTAACCGTCGGGCAGCTAGACGGCGGTGAGGGGTTCTACGTCGCGGACGACGGCGATGGGATCCCCCCGGCAAAGCGTGGGGACGTACTGGAACACGGCGTTACGTCTACCAAGGGAGGCACTGGCTTTGGGCTCTCGATCGTAGAGGACATCGCCAAAGCGCACGGCTGGACCGTCCGTGTGACGGAAGGGGCTGCTGGCGGGGCACGGTTCGAGTTTTGCTACTGAGGGAAGCGCCGGTAGCGGTTTCTCGCCCCCGACTGACGGTGTGGCCCCCGTATGAAATCAGCGGACCCAGTGTTACGGCCAGAGCCCCCGTGCTTCGTGGGCCTCCGCGATGCGGGACAGGGCGACGATGTACGCCGCATCGCGCCACGTGATATCGCGGTTTTCGAACTCCGTTCGGACTGCGTCCCAGGCCGCTCGCATCTCTTCGTCGAGTTCGTCGTTCACTCGCTCGAGAGACCACGACCGGCGGTTGATGTCCTGTAGCCACTCGAAGTAGCTCACCGTGACGCCGCCGGCGTTCGCCAGAATGTCCGGAATCACGACGACGTCCCGGTCAGCGAGGATCGAATCAGCGGTAGACGTAGTCGGGCCGTTCGCCCCTTCAACGACGTACTCCGCAGCGATGTCGTCCGCGTTTGCCTCGGTGATGACGTTCCCGAGCGCTGCCGGAATGAGGACGTCGACATCCAGCGTCAGCAGTTCGTCGTTCGAAATCACGGTGTCGGCGTACTCGGTGACCGCCTCCGGTTCCTCGTCGTGTGATGGCACTGTCGCCGTATCGATACCGGCGGGGTCGTACATTGCCCCGTTCACGTCGCTGATCGCGACGACAGTCGCGCCCTGTTCGTCGAGCAACCGTGCGGCATTCGCACCGACACTGCCGTAGCCCTGTACTGCGACCGTGGTCTCAGACAGCGGCTGGTCGTAGTACTCACAGACCTGCTGTGTGATAATCGCGACGCTCCGGCCGGGCGCGTCTTCACGCCCCTCACTCCCACCGACAATCGGTGGCTTACCGGTGACGACCCCCGGTATCGTCTCACCCTCCTGCATGGAGTAGGCGTCCATCAGCCAGGCCATCGTCTGTGGGTCTGTTCCCATATCCGGGGCTGGTATGTCCCGGTTTGGCCCGATGACCGCACGGAGTTCCTGTGCGAACCGGCGAGTGAGCCGTTCTTTTTCGTCTCGGCTCAGCGTTTTCGGATTGACCGCGATACCCCCTTTTGCGCCGCCGAAGGGGAGATCCATCACCGCACATTTCCAGGTCATCCAGATCCCGAGGCCGACGCATTCGTCCCTCGTCACGTCGGGGTGATAGCGAAGCCCGCCTTTGTACGGTCCCCTGACGCTATCGTGCTGGGCTCGATAGCCGGTGAACACTTCCACTGTGCCATCGTCCCGCTCGATCGGGACAGTGACCTCGTGGACGTTTTGCGGATGATTGAGTCGTTCGACGATGTTCGGGTCGATATCGAGGTGGTCCGCGGCCCGGTGGAGCTGCAGACGGGCTGTTTCGAGCGCTGATTCGGGCTCGGACGGCGTCGACGAATTGTCCGACGAAGAGGCGGAGCTCAGTTCTGGTCCCATCGTTATTCAAGTGGTGTCAGTCGGTTGCGCATTTCGCCGCCACAGTCCTGACAGTTCTCCGGTTGGCTCACTGCAGTGATGACTTTGCCACACGCAAAGCACTCGTACGGTGTCTTCTCGCCGTGGTCTTGCTCTACATCTCTCATATGTATTCACGAGTGGCGGTGTCCGACCGCCAGTACTCGATTAAGGAATAGAAGGACATCAAAGGAATATTCAGAGGTTAAACAAAGGGGCAGGGGTAGAGTTGGTTGTTTATTATTGAACCCCTCTAGGACTCCCGGCCCGAAACGCTCCGTTCTTCGAACAGTGCTGTGAACAGTTTCCGCTGGACGGTCCGCACGTGCTGATAGAACGCTGGTGGCGAAATCGCAAGCATCGATGCGATGTCCTCACCGGAGTTTGTGCGCGGTGACTCGAAGTAGCCGCTGTAGTAGGCGGTCTGAATCACTTCGAGCTGTCGCTCCGTGAGGTCCGTGAGAAACTCCGAACTGCGGTCCTGCTCGATACCCCGTTCAAGCGTTTGTTTGCGCTTGAGTTTGACGCCGGAGAACGTGCTGTCGACCAACTGTGCGATGTTTCGAACGTCAACGCTCTGGGGCACATCGACGACGAGTGTCGTTCCCTCCGGGTCTGCGGTCGCTTCCCGGAAGATAGCGCCGTGGTCGGCGAGTTCCAGCGCGAGGAACGGCTGTGACAGCTCCAGCCGCAGGACGCCGCTGTCAGTGTCGTCGTCACTTATCTGTGTCACGTCGTCGATCGTCGTCATGTCAGCCGCAGCCGCCGCGACCGCTTGCACGTCAGCGTCTTCGACCGTCACAAACACGCTGTTACCGGCCGGTGCGTGCTGGATGCCGCCTTCGTAGGCAATAGTACATCCCGTTGACTGGGCGAGTCGCGACAGGAGGAACCGCTCGTCATCGATGACGAACTCGACGCGGGCCACCGACGTCGTGAGCAGCGCGTGTTTCCGTTCGATGCCGCTGAGTGCCGAGGCGATCGTCTCGCCGAGTTCGTGTAACACTGTGCGCGTTGTCTCATCGAACGCGTCTTTCGTGTCCGCATAGATGGTGAGAATCCCGTGCCTGAGGTCGTTGTACACCAGCGGGATACTCAGGACAGAAAGGAAATCACGCGTGAGCGCGTCCGACCGCCACGGCGCGTTCCGAAGATCGGCGGCGACGTTGGATATCATCGTCACGTCGCCGGTCGCAGCCGTCTGGCCCGCGGGGTCGGTTTCGGAGGCCGCGACCGCGATTGACTGACTGTCGAGATACCCCTGTTCGGTGCCGGCCCACGCTCGCGGTTCGACGGTAGTACCGCCCGGGTTGACGCTCCCGATCCACGCGAATTTGAATCGGTCTGTGTCAGTGAGCCGTTCACAGACAGTGTGGGTGATCTCTTCCTTCGTTTCGGCGCTGACAATCGTCTGGTCGATCTCCCGAATCGTATTGTTGATCTGATTCAGAGCAGTCAGCTGCTCGTTCTGTCGCTGAAGTTCGCGGTCCTGTTTCCGAAGCTGGGATTCCCGGGCGACCCGGTCGAGGGCAGCCTCGGCGGTGGCGGCAAGCAGGTCGGTGAGTTCCTGTGTCACGTCGTCGAACGCCCCGACGGCCGTCGACCCAGCAACGAACACGCCGTGGTTGCCGAGCGGAATGAACATGACACTACGGAGGTCGGTTGCCCGGTTTTCCAGTCGGTCCGACGTGTGGACATCGTCGAACACGAGTGTCTCATCCTTGACGAAGCTGTGGCTTGGAAGTGTGTCGGCATTCGTTCGGACGGCCGGGAGCGGCCCGTGGTGTTCGGTCATCGCCTGTGACTGTGCGACCGGGCGGAGTTCGTTCGTCTCGGCGTCGTGCAGATAGATGGCACTCGCGGAAACGTCGAACACACTGAGGACGTCATCGACAATGTGCTGGGCGATTTCCTGATTGGTTTCCGTGTAGAGGAACTCCCGTGCGGTCTCCTGTAGCGTCGTCAACGCTTCCTCACGCCGTTTCCGTTTCGTGATATCCCGACAGCTATACAGCAGTGTGCCGTCCTGAATGGAGACTTCGCGGACGTTGACCAGCAACGTGTGCTCGTGACCCGCTTTGTCGGTGACGGTACACTCGATGTTTTTGAGAACGCCCTTCTCGGCGAGTTCCGCTCGGTCGAACAGGTTCTCACCAAGGAGCGTGTCGATCGTTCCCTGCTGGCGGATCTCTTCGTCGGTGTAGCCGAAAATGAAGTGCACGTTCGGGCAGACGTAGGTGTAGTCCCCGGCCTCGTTCGTCATGAGGACGGTGTCGGTCATATTGCTGAGCGTGACCCGGTGGAGTTCCTCAGATTGACGGAGGTCACGGTCGAGGGTGACCTGCTCCGTGATGTCGATCCCTTCAATCACGATCGAGGTGACCTCGCCGAAGTCGTTCTCGACCGGCCGGACTGAAAGCTCGATAACGCGATTCGTAGCCGTGGCCGGCCGGTGAACGACTGCGTTACCGAACTGCCCGTCGCGTGCAGCCGCGACGAGGTTCCGGATGTCGCGTTCTGTCGCGTCGGACTGTGACCACCACGGCAGCGTCCAGAACAGGTCACCGATGACCGTGTCTGCGTCCGCATCAAGCATTGCTCGTCCCGTCTGATTCACACGGGTGAGCGAGCCGTCCGGATCGAGGACCCACGTGGCCGTCTGTGTGTCGTGAAAGACGGCGTCGAACTGCCGTGCCCGTTCGCGCTGCGTGATCGCTTGCCGAGCGGACTGGAGCGCCTTCCCGGTTCGCTCAATCAACTCGTCTATC
The Haloarcula marismortui ATCC 43049 DNA segment above includes these coding regions:
- a CDS encoding PAS domain S-box protein; its protein translation is MAYAGDGTPDTIHVLYVNDDGDFAELAQTKLRNISSDFDVTAVGTIEAALDLLATSAIDCVVTSYSLPDGTGIDLLDRLQAEQDERPTILFTGRGSERIASEATQAGVSDYVPVRAGQNSFELLASRIQTLTEAARKQAAAERLSDRFQRTLERATDGIYAVDNEWRIEYINEKMAKRVDRDPDAVVGAVIWEEFPSIVGTELEEKYRTAMETGDPVSFEQYLGEPLDYWVEIRAFPDDDGLTVFSQETTAERERELELERSEAILENIHDVVFVLDDEGTIEFANTASRRLVSGDRATKITGQQLEAVVGDRMSKSDTERFTTAVESTVDDIETDGGVTGLYDTDLQLDVTTDGGKRTLDVRVTPFRGNADRQVLVVARDITEQSRAKRQLEQERDALRELQTVMARGDISAETRLEELLDLGCQTLGLDIGIVSHVQGDDYTVRAVHAPDAEIESGDQFDLESTYCAEVVGTDAVCSFADAVTEGKETHPAYRELELESYIGVPLIVDGVRYGTVNFSSPATRVAPFGALERTFVKLLSELVSAEISRMQDQTDLKRQEFLFERVQNIADIGVWEYFPATDSLDWSDGVRRIHGVADEYEPSLDDALGFYHPDDRDKISKAVEQTIADREPYDIDLRIVRTDGDVRDVRAWGERVDDPQDDEPVLRGVFQDITERKARERAHQELAEEYEALLNSSGDAIFMLDVDTAGDERAFEFARLSPGYESQTGLTTEDVRGRTPRDIFGDERGAELAANYTRCVEERAPISYREELDIADDARFWDTSLAPVILDDEIVRIVGIARNVTEQVERERKLETTNQRLESLIEATPLTVMEIDTDGTVTRWNDGAENMFGWSRAEVLGEFNPIVPDEQQAEFESHRERVLSGEPIRGKEVRRKTKAGEELDLLLSVAPIAAPDGEITNVLAVLEDITEQKQLESKLRSLQETAQRLSAAQSSAEIGDIAIEAAVETLGFELTGIWEYADQTDELVPLTASAATSERFGELPRLQSDESLAWEAFAASEMRRYDDIQSVASVGEADRSLRSGLFVPLGEFGLICVGTPQEQIFSEADVDLFQILGATVEAAFTRASRETELQRQNERLDEFASVVAHDLRNPLSIAIGFLDIIEESGDLSHVDRIEAAHDRMERLIDDLLTLARGETTVTDTKQIDLATVTTEAWGYVDTVEATLTVAETVPTVAGDAGRLTQLFENLFRNAIEHGGEAVTVTVGQLDGGEGFYVADDGDGIPPAKRGDVLEHGVTSTKGGTGFGLSIVEDIAKAHGWTVRVTEGAAGGARFEFCY
- the gdhB gene encoding glutamate dehydrogenase GdhB; its protein translation is MGPELSSASSSDNSSTPSEPESALETARLQLHRAADHLDIDPNIVERLNHPQNVHEVTVPIERDDGTVEVFTGYRAQHDSVRGPYKGGLRYHPDVTRDECVGLGIWMTWKCAVMDLPFGGAKGGIAVNPKTLSRDEKERLTRRFAQELRAVIGPNRDIPAPDMGTDPQTMAWLMDAYSMQEGETIPGVVTGKPPIVGGSEGREDAPGRSVAIITQQVCEYYDQPLSETTVAVQGYGSVGANAARLLDEQGATVVAISDVNGAMYDPAGIDTATVPSHDEEPEAVTEYADTVISNDELLTLDVDVLIPAALGNVITEANADDIAAEYVVEGANGPTTSTADSILADRDVVVIPDILANAGGVTVSYFEWLQDINRRSWSLERVNDELDEEMRAAWDAVRTEFENRDITWRDAAYIVALSRIAEAHEARGLWP
- a CDS encoding rubrerythrin-like domain-containing protein; this encodes MRDVEQDHGEKTPYECFACGKVITAVSQPENCQDCGGEMRNRLTPLE
- a CDS encoding bacterio-opsin activator domain-containing protein, with amino-acid sequence MRDAGSPLDTAQVLVVGSTTWSEPFSEALTASTEATIRTVETTSEALDTVRQRSVDCLVTGASLDDESGIGLVRQLQESAPALPVVLGTTDGSEALASEAIEAGVSDYVPLTGTDGLRIDELIERTGKALQSARQAITQRERARQFDAVFHDTQTATWVLDPDGSLTRVNQTGRAMLDADADTVIGDLFWTLPWWSQSDATERDIRNLVAAARDGQFGNAVVHRPATATNRVIELSVRPVENDFGEVTSIVIEGIDITEQVTLDRDLRQSEELHRVTLSNMTDTVLMTNEAGDYTYVCPNVHFIFGYTDEEIRQQGTIDTLLGENLFDRAELAEKGVLKNIECTVTDKAGHEHTLLVNVREVSIQDGTLLYSCRDITKRKRREEALTTLQETAREFLYTETNQEIAQHIVDDVLSVFDVSASAIYLHDAETNELRPVAQSQAMTEHHGPLPAVRTNADTLPSHSFVKDETLVFDDVHTSDRLENRATDLRSVMFIPLGNHGVFVAGSTAVGAFDDVTQELTDLLAATAEAALDRVARESQLRKQDRELQRQNEQLTALNQINNTIREIDQTIVSAETKEEITHTVCERLTDTDRFKFAWIGSVNPGGTTVEPRAWAGTEQGYLDSQSIAVAASETDPAGQTAATGDVTMISNVAADLRNAPWRSDALTRDFLSVLSIPLVYNDLRHGILTIYADTKDAFDETTRTVLHELGETIASALSGIERKHALLTTSVARVEFVIDDERFLLSRLAQSTGCTIAYEGGIQHAPAGNSVFVTVEDADVQAVAAAAADMTTIDDVTQISDDDTDSGVLRLELSQPFLALELADHGAIFREATADPEGTTLVVDVPQSVDVRNIAQLVDSTFSGVKLKRKQTLERGIEQDRSSEFLTDLTERQLEVIQTAYYSGYFESPRTNSGEDIASMLAISPPAFYQHVRTVQRKLFTALFEERSVSGRES